The Solanum lycopersicum chromosome 2, SLM_r2.1 DNA window CAAGTCCGTAAGCTCGTCTGACTAGTCTAGAAAACGGGACATAGAAAACTTCCTTATGAATCACACTTTAATTTATGTCATTAACAAGCAATATTTGTGATAGAAGTTGAACTACAGGTAAAACAAAGATGGTACATATAGAGTTTCAAGATTTTCTGCCAATTATGGCGATAAAGCTATGCGGAGAGGGACTGATCAACGAGCTATGCAAAGGTTATCGGATGTTAATGGATGGTGAGAAAGGCGTGATCACAATTGATAGCTTAAAGAGGAACTCTAAGCTGATGGGATTGCAAGATTTTAGTGATGAagaattgaagaacatgattaGAGAAGGAGATATGAATGGTGATGGAGCTCTTGATAAGattgaattttgtattttgatGTTTAGATTGAGTCCTGACTTGTTACTTGTGGCTCAACAATTGTTACATAAAGCTcatcaataacaaaataatactgTCCACCTTAAGTGATACTGTACTACTATTCCTGattcatcatattcatatgtAATGTTTCACTTCATTTGTCAATGTTAAACTTTTCTTCTTATCAAGTTAGTTTGCATActataattcaattaaatttcaCAGAGACGTTATTTTCTACCAAATATAGGTATTGCGTTAATAGCTTTATCCAACAaaggacaaataaaaaaaatcacctaCGATATTTTTATCACCCCAGAATTTTCAACCCTCTCCATTAGCCTAGCGGCCAAACTTAAGAacatatttggaccaaaagaGGTATcagtgaaccaaactttaaatggagggtatatctaaaccttttctaatagtttaggggtatatttgacccttttccctttaaaatataattgtcaAAATACCAACTTAGCTATATAATAAAACTAATTACTCAACTTTCATTAAATATCCCAAAAATATTCTAGGCCAAAGACCAATAAAAGCTAGGCTAGAAATCACCCTAAACAATTTTTTCCCCtctcaagtaaaataaaaaataaacctaAGTTTGGAGCAAAGGTAGGTGTTTTACGAGACAATATTGGGTTATGGTATTCATTTGGATAAAGTTTAGAAATATTTTCGCCTCAtgtcattaaaaatatttaatattttttatgaagtttcaacttaaaataaatattggctGTTGTTTTTATTCATTTGCTCTGCCCTCCCATCCTTCAAAATAAAGTTGAAATATTTCTTATAGGATTAGAACAAGTAGGGACTGGACAAACGGAACTTGAGATTTAGCTTCTTCATTCTCAGGTAGTCCTTTGTTGTATTTTTAAGAAAGGTAACAAAGTACTTGCGAACGGATTatttattattgctataaaCTTTGATTCTATGATTCACTAACCTTTAGCTCTGCTGTTTGCCATTGTTGTaatcatcaagttataaacataattaatgCACTGTTGGTTGCACTTGTACTGTATCGACAGTCTGGTAACTTATGCACACAACCTGTTTGATTATTTGCTCATTAGACTTTTATCCTCTATGCTTCAAAATAGGTAACCTTTTAACTGTAGCCAGAAGCAGACTTAGGATGTTAAGCCAGTCCATGTGGAGTACCACCATCTATACTACTATTTAGTGTCGGTGGGTGACAATGCTGACTTAGTTCAATACATTTTTGTAAAAGTGGGCTAGTAGTACTGTGCTcaacaattcaacatcaatGTTATGGCTTCTACAGTTGACTTTGTTTAACTACATTTTGAATGTTATGCTAGTCTTTTTCTGTTTGTCTTTTAGTTATGTACATAAGAATATGGAGTGGatgttttctattttgtgttTTGTAGAAAGGAGTTTGATAAAATCTGTTCTTAATTTTGATTGGTGTTATCGACAGGTTTTTTATATTAGGAGTTATCCCTAATAGAGATTTTGATTTTCCAGGCGAAGTAGTTAAGCGAGGGAAGATGGTCATCCATTCTGCATTAAATCTTAACTTTTGTGCTATTTCATCACTCTCTGCACTCAAAGCAGGGCAACATTGTAGTTCTTGCTCTTTTTCTAACTTCCTATTGCCGCCTCCTTTGAAACGTTTGACTTGCTTTGCCACTTCAAAAAAGTCTGAAGAGGAACATGTGTCTGATCCTAAGAATAACTCTGGTTCAAGGTCTAGAAAAGCTATAAGGTCCCGGGAAAGTAAAGTAACTCATAACGAAGACAAAGATTCTGCCAAGATCTTCCCATCAACAATCCCTAAAAAGCCAAGGCGTGGTCGCAGGAGCGAAGCAGCTGCAGTTGAGGATTTTGTTCGTGATTCATTAGAAAAGACATTTGCCTCTATCCGAGAGCAGAACTCTGATATGATGAAAGATACCGAGAATATCCTCAAAGATAGGGTTGATGATGACACTGAGTCTGATGAAAGTAGTGATGATGAAGATGACAGCAGTAGggataagaaagaaaagaaaatgatcaTTGAGGAGGAGGATCCAAATTGGCCTCTGGATGCAGACGTTGGATGGGGAATTAGAGCATCAGAGTATTTTGACAAGCATccaataaaaaatgttataggAGAAGATGGAGTTGAGATCGATTGGGAGGGGGAGATTGATGATTGCTGGGTGAAGGAAATCAATTGTCTTGAGTGGGAGAGCTTCGCTTTTCATCCCAGTCCCCTCATTGTACTTGTTTTTGAGAGATACAATCGGCAAGTGGATCTTGTTTTGTTTACAAATTGAAGTCCTAAAGGATATATTCTATAAGCAATATGCAAGTCTTT harbors:
- the LOC101244147 gene encoding thioredoxin-like fold domain-containing protein MRL7, chloroplastic, with the translated sequence MVIHSALNLNFCAISSLSALKAGQHCSSCSFSNFLLPPPLKRLTCFATSKKSEEEHVSDPKNNSGSRSRKAIRSRESKVTHNEDKDSAKIFPSTIPKKPRRGRRSEAAAVEDFVRDSLEKTFASIREQNSDMMKDTENILKDRVDDDTESDESSDDEDDSSRDKKEKKMIIEEEDPNWPLDADVGWGIRASEYFDKHPIKNVIGEDGVEIDWEGEIDDCWVKEINCLEWESFAFHPSPLIVLVFERYNRASDNWKALKELEKAAKVYWSAKERLPPRTVKIDINIERDLAYALKVKESPQILFLRGNRILYREKEIRTADDLVQMIAYFYYNAKKPSCIDDAALSQQS